TCATGGTCTGTTCATTGATCTGCGTGGCCGCCTGAAAAATACTCACCAGCAGACCGATAATCAAACCGGACAACAGCATTGGAGACGAAATCAACAACACGGTTTTCACCGCATTGCGACCCAGATCAATGACGAATTCAGGTGTCATGTCGACCTCCTTTGCTCATAACATTTCACAGCCGGACACGACCGATCAGGAGAAACTTTTGACCAGCGAGCCGACGACCAGCCCCCAGCCGTCAACAAGTACAAACAACAACAGCTTGAACGGTAACGAAATAATCGGTGGCGGCAACATCATCATCCCCATGGACATCAACACCGAAGCCACCACCATATCGATGACCAGAAACGGCACATAGACCATAAAACCGATCTGAAATGCCCGATTCAGTTCCGAGAGCATAAACGCCGGAATCAATGTGGTTGTCGGCACATCATCGATGGTATCCGGCCGATCATTTCCGGCGATATCGACCAGCAGGGCCAGATCTTTCTCACGGGTCTGGGAATACATAAAATCCCGTACAGGATTGACCGCTTCGGTCAACGCCTTGGCCTGGTCAATCTCCCCAGCCAGATAGGGCTGCACCGCCCGTTCATTGACCACGCTGTACACCGGCGCCATGATGAAAAAGGTTAGAAACAGCGACAACCCGACGATTACCTGGTTGGGTGGCATCTGTTGAGTTCCCATGGCCTGACGGATAAAAGACAGCACCACAACCACACGAACAAATGCCGTGGTCATCAGCAAGATCGCCGGTGCGACTGACAGAATCGTCAGAACCAGAAGAATCTGTACCGCCATCGACACTTCGTTGGGCGTCGCGGCATTTTCCACTCCCAGCGTGATGGTCGGCAGGTCAATCGCCCAGCCGGAAGACGCCAGCAAGGTGAAAGAGAGAGCTATCGTCAGACGCAGCATCTTCATGCGTCGTCTCCGGTCGGTCCCTGTTCTGTTTCGGCGAGCACTTCGGCGAAATTTTCCGTGGGTTGCGATGGCCATTGCGCCAAGGTTTCCATACGGTCGGTCGTCGTTCCAATCAACAGGGTTCGGTCTTTGACCGCTACCAGATAGAGGGTTTTCTTCGGGGCCAGATGGCGGATCTCCATTACTTTGATCTCACCGCTCTTGGCTCCGGGAACCAGGTTGCCTCGCTTCACCACCGCGTAAAGGAACAAGACCAATCCCAGGACAATGGCCAGCGAAGCCAGCACTTTAAGCCCCATCGGCACAAGTTCCAGATCCTGGCCGGTGGCGGCCCAGACAGGCCCGCCCCAGGCAATAATCAGTACCGTGGCAACAAAAACTCGCACGCTCATCAAGCCAACTTTTCAATCCGCTCAGCCGGACTGATGACATCGGTCAAGCGCAGTCCCAGTTTGTCATCGACCAGCACCACTTCCCCTCGGGCAATGAGGCGTGAGTTGACATACACGTCCAGGGGCTCATTGGCATTTTTCCCCAGCTCAATGACATAGCCCTCATCCATCTGCAACAATTCACGAACAAGAATTTTAGTCCGCCCAACTTCAACCGACACATCCAGAGGAATATCCAGCAACAGTTCCAGATTTTTCAGATCCTCATCGTGACTCTCTACTTTTTCCGGAGCCGGAGCAGGTGTCGCTTCGGTTTCTTCCATCAGATTATCTCCTCCTCTGTGAACGTTCTAAAACGCGTACGGCTTTTTTACCATCACGAAGTCCCGCCAATCCGGAAAACTTCTTTTTCCCTTCAACTAGGACAGAAACCGACTGATCCACGGAGCAGTCAAGTTGCAGGATATCACCCACACGCAGATCAAGGATTTCGCGCACCGTCAGGGAAATCTGAGCCAGCTGAGCCGATACGGCGACATCCATATCCTCAACCTCATGCGCCAGATGACTGCGCCACTGGCCTCCAGGACCACTGGCCCCCAATTCACTTTTGAGTTTCTCGCGGATTGGATCAAGGGAAGAATAGGGGATCACCAGCCGCAACAGGCCGCTGATCTCATTGATTTTGACCCGGAAAGCCGCCACCATCATTTCGGTATCGGCCGGCACAATGGTGACCAATCGTGGATTGCTCTCCACCCGAATCAGGTCAGAATCAAGGGCTTCAATGGGAGAAAAGGCCTTATTGAGCTCCAGGCAGCTCTCGCGAATGACATCTTTGAGAATATTGGTTTCGATCGTCGTCATGCCTCGTTGCGGCAGATCGCCGGCATGCTCGGCAACACCACCAAGCATGATCTCCACCTGGGCAAACGAAATACTGGAATCAAAAATCAGCAGACCGTTTTTTTTCAACGGCTCAAGGGTGAGGATGCCGAAGAGCTCATGATTACTGCATTCATGGATCAGGGTTTCATACTCCATGGAGGAGATACTTTCCCTGAGGACGCTGACCGCCCGTTGCAAGCGATTCGACAGGGAAAAGGACAGATTGCGGGCAAACCCATCCAGTAAAATATCGAAGTTGGCCAGGCGCATGGCCGACTGGCCCTTGCTCTGTACCAAACTGAAACTGGACACGGCACGCGGTTCTGGAGAAAAATCCTCGTCGCTACTCTCCAGCTCCGCGTCAAGCGTCCCGTCCTTAACCGCCGACAGCAGTTCGGCAATCTCATCTTTGGAGAGAATCCGCTCCAAGCACGCCCCCTATTGGACAACAAATTCGGTAAAATAGATGCCTTTGACTTTCCCTTTTTTCAGCAGTTTATTCAGGCGGACAATGATTTCCGCCCGCAACTGCAGTTTGCCCTGCAAGTCATTCAGCTCGGCAAAGGTCTTGTTGCCGACCAACAGCAGAATCGAATCCCGGATCTGCGGCATACGCTCATTGACCTCGGCAACCGTCTCCTCGTTTTCCAATTCCAGAGTAATCGCCGCCTTGAGGTATCGGGTTTCGTTTTTATCGAGGATATTGATGATAAAATCCGTGATATCGACCATCGGCCCGACACCTTCCGCCTTTGACGTGTCTTCCACCTCGGCAGCTTCGCCGGCTGGAGCCTGCTGCGCGGAACGCGAGCCAAGCAGATAAGCGGCAACCCCTACAGCAATCAGCAAAATCACGACGCCAATGGCGACGAATAACATCATCTTGCTTTTACCGCCCTTTTCCTGCTTTTCCTCATCAGCCATGATCTATTTTGCCTTTCCTTTATTACGTGAAGGTATTGGTCGTTACGGGGGATAGCTATCCCCCAAAATGTGCCATGATCACCGCGACGGATTGCGGTTAAAAAGGCAACTGCTCATTGGCATCAATCAGATAAGGCAGTTCCTCGCGATAATCACCCAGACTTTCCAGAACAAACTCAACCCGCCGATTTTTTGCCCGATTCTCCGGCGAATCGTTCGGCACCAGGGGTTTTTCCGCTCCATAGCCGACGGCTGACATGCGATTGAGCGGCAACAGATCATTTTTCTGAAAATATTTCAGGACCGAAACCGAACGCGCCACGGACAGATCCCAGTTAGACATATCGGCACGGCCAAACGGAATGTCATCGGTATGGCCTTCGATGCGTGCCGATAACGGCAGCGGTCGAATCAGTTCGGCAACCTTGGCCAGGACCGGAAAAGCTCCGGGTTTCAACGTCGATGATCCCGGAGCAAACAGGATGGCATCATTAATCTGCAGAATCACCGCACCACGGTCTTTGACCACCTTGATCGACGGATCCATGCGCAAACGATTCATCTGGGTCATGATCCGAGTGTAAAGACGTTGAACCAGATCGTCATGAACCGGTGCAATCTCCACCAGAGACGGCGGCGAGATCTCCTTACGGTCCTTGCCACCGAAAACACCAAACGCGCCTTTAAGCGAGCCCGCAGCCTGGCTGAATTTGATCTGATCCATATTGGCCATGGACAACAGCAGCACGAAGAAAGTCAACAGCAAGGTGACCATATCGCTGTAGGTGACCATCCATTCCAGGGCACCACCTGATTGTTTTTTGGGTTTTTTAGCCAATCGTGACTCCGTCTAGGTCAGGACGTTCTTCTGGCGTAGGGTTATTTCTTAAAATTACTTTCGCGCAGATTCGGCGCGACAAACGCGTGAAGGCGCTGCTCCATCACCCGGGGATTTTCACCGGCCAAAATCGAGTTCATGCCTTCTGCAATCAACGTTTTACACAGCATTTCCCCGGCTGAACGATGTTTAAGTTTTCCCGCCATCGGCGTGAAAAGAACGTTAGCGGCAACAGCACCATAGAAGGTGGTCAACAAAGCAACCGCCATCGCAGGTCCAATGGATGCAGGATCGTCCATGGTCTGCAGCATCTGCACCAGACCAATCAAGGTACCGATCATCCCCATGGCCGGAGCATATGCGGCCATGGTGGTAAAGATGTCCGCCCCGCTCTCATGACGTTCCTGCACATACTCCAGCTCGCGTTCCATCATCTCGCGCAGGGCTTCGGGCTCCTGCCCATCGACCGCCATTTGCAATCCTTTGAGAAAAAATGGATCATCGACCTGAGACATGACCGACTGCAGGGAAAGAATTCCCTCCTTACGTGCTTTGCCCGCATATTCAATGAGCTGAGAGATAATCTCTCCCGGGGCCTGTTCCTTGTGAAACAGCGTCTTTTTAGCCACGGAAATCGCCCGGAAAAACTCTTTAAACGGATAATGGATTAAAGTGGAACCGACGGTTCCCCCCCCCACAATCATCAAAGAAGCCGGATCGATAAACAGCAGAATGGAACCGCCGTTCATCATGGCCGCAATCATCAGGCCGAAAGCGGCCACAGCGCCTAGTATTGTCGAAATATCCATAGAACGTTCAACCTTCAGTTGGTCTACACTTTAAAAGCAAGCGGGACATCCTTGTCCAATCTTTCTCTCTTTTGTTTATTAAACGGTTATTTTACACCGTTATGAAGGGATATGAAACAGATAAGTTCCTTTTTATTCTTGACAATACAGGAAATTCTCGTCAAGTGCTGCCCGTAACATTTTACAGCAAAATTGTTGAAAATGGCGCCTTCAACGGCATGCCGGATCGATTGGCCTCATGACGCCCGCGCCTTTCCCATCCCGGCTTGGCCGTTGCGACAGAAAAAGCCGAAAGAACACATTGCGTGTTTTTTCGGCTTTTTCACATCAAAGAAAACAGGGAAAACCTGAGAGGCTAACGCTTCAGGTTAATCAACTCGCCAAGCAACTCATCCGTTGTCGTAATAATCTTGGAATTGGCCTGAAAACCACGCTGAGTGGTAATCATTTTAACAAATTCCTGCGCCAAATCGACATTGGACATCTCCAGCGAGTTGGTAAAAATCTTACCGACACCGGACCCAACGGTACCGACGATAGCC
This region of uncultured Desulfuromonas sp. genomic DNA includes:
- the fliQ gene encoding flagellar biosynthesis protein FliQ gives rise to the protein MTPEFVIDLGRNAVKTVLLISSPMLLSGLIIGLLVSIFQAATQINEQTMTFIPKIVAVLVSLILFAPWIIRLMLSFTENVFNGITLLGG
- the fliP gene encoding flagellar type III secretion system pore protein FliP (The bacterial flagellar biogenesis protein FliP forms a type III secretion system (T3SS)-type pore required for flagellar assembly.); the protein is MKMLRLTIALSFTLLASSGWAIDLPTITLGVENAATPNEVSMAVQILLVLTILSVAPAILLMTTAFVRVVVVLSFIRQAMGTQQMPPNQVIVGLSLFLTFFIMAPVYSVVNERAVQPYLAGEIDQAKALTEAVNPVRDFMYSQTREKDLALLVDIAGNDRPDTIDDVPTTTLIPAFMLSELNRAFQIGFMVYVPFLVIDMVVASVLMSMGMMMLPPPIISLPFKLLLFVLVDGWGLVVGSLVKSFS
- a CDS encoding flagellar biosynthetic protein FliO, giving the protein MSVRVFVATVLIIAWGGPVWAATGQDLELVPMGLKVLASLAIVLGLVLFLYAVVKRGNLVPGAKSGEIKVMEIRHLAPKKTLYLVAVKDRTLLIGTTTDRMETLAQWPSQPTENFAEVLAETEQGPTGDDA
- the fliN gene encoding flagellar motor switch protein FliN, encoding MEETEATPAPAPEKVESHDEDLKNLELLLDIPLDVSVEVGRTKILVRELLQMDEGYVIELGKNANEPLDVYVNSRLIARGEVVLVDDKLGLRLTDVISPAERIEKLA
- the fliM gene encoding flagellar motor switch protein FliM, whose product is MERILSKDEIAELLSAVKDGTLDAELESSDEDFSPEPRAVSSFSLVQSKGQSAMRLANFDILLDGFARNLSFSLSNRLQRAVSVLRESISSMEYETLIHECSNHELFGILTLEPLKKNGLLIFDSSISFAQVEIMLGGVAEHAGDLPQRGMTTIETNILKDVIRESCLELNKAFSPIEALDSDLIRVESNPRLVTIVPADTEMMVAAFRVKINEISGLLRLVIPYSSLDPIREKLKSELGASGPGGQWRSHLAHEVEDMDVAVSAQLAQISLTVREILDLRVGDILQLDCSVDQSVSVLVEGKKKFSGLAGLRDGKKAVRVLERSQRRR
- a CDS encoding flagellar basal body-associated FliL family protein — protein: MADEEKQEKGGKSKMMLFVAIGVVILLIAVGVAAYLLGSRSAQQAPAGEAAEVEDTSKAEGVGPMVDITDFIINILDKNETRYLKAAITLELENEETVAEVNERMPQIRDSILLLVGNKTFAELNDLQGKLQLRAEIIVRLNKLLKKGKVKGIYFTEFVVQ
- a CDS encoding flagellar motor protein MotB → MAKKPKKQSGGALEWMVTYSDMVTLLLTFFVLLLSMANMDQIKFSQAAGSLKGAFGVFGGKDRKEISPPSLVEIAPVHDDLVQRLYTRIMTQMNRLRMDPSIKVVKDRGAVILQINDAILFAPGSSTLKPGAFPVLAKVAELIRPLPLSARIEGHTDDIPFGRADMSNWDLSVARSVSVLKYFQKNDLLPLNRMSAVGYGAEKPLVPNDSPENRAKNRRVEFVLESLGDYREELPYLIDANEQLPF
- a CDS encoding MotA/TolQ/ExbB proton channel family protein; the encoded protein is MDISTILGAVAAFGLMIAAMMNGGSILLFIDPASLMIVGGGTVGSTLIHYPFKEFFRAISVAKKTLFHKEQAPGEIISQLIEYAGKARKEGILSLQSVMSQVDDPFFLKGLQMAVDGQEPEALREMMERELEYVQERHESGADIFTTMAAYAPAMGMIGTLIGLVQMLQTMDDPASIGPAMAVALLTTFYGAVAANVLFTPMAGKLKHRSAGEMLCKTLIAEGMNSILAGENPRVMEQRLHAFVAPNLRESNFKK